From a single Halobellus ruber genomic region:
- a CDS encoding DUF7127 family protein produces the protein MNTSQEAGNNGRIVRRYEYDDSWVLAADIGAAAGDVDVDVVGRTAIVVAGHGDEVTEVEFELPADDATVETRNGVVTIEVGV, from the coding sequence ATGAACACCTCACAAGAAGCCGGGAACAACGGACGGATCGTCCGCCGGTACGAGTACGACGACAGCTGGGTTCTCGCGGCGGACATCGGCGCGGCGGCGGGCGACGTCGACGTCGACGTCGTCGGGCGGACCGCGATCGTCGTGGCCGGCCACGGCGACGAGGTCACCGAGGTGGAGTTCGAGCTCCCCGCCGACGACGCGACCGTCGAGACTCGGAACGGCGTGGTAACGATCGAGGTGGGCGTATGA
- a CDS encoding alpha/beta fold hydrolase, with translation MQRVTHHGRTTAYRTFDCGGEGPTVLAVHGSGGSRRVWTPQSRVATDYPFVALDLSGHGESDDVSARPGYETLSAYVDDLVAVADAVDADVLLGNSLGGAVVLTALVERELDASGAVLAGTGPRLPVPEDLLELAAADFPRAVEYLHEPDHLFHDADEGTIEVSEAALRETGSAILNRDLRTAHTVDLRGQLSEIDAPTLGVVGEYDRLTPPYFHGRLRDELPDCEVVVIDDAAHLTMLEAPAAFNDELAAFLSVV, from the coding sequence ATGCAGCGCGTCACACACCACGGCCGGACCACGGCCTACCGGACGTTCGATTGCGGAGGCGAGGGTCCCACCGTGCTCGCGGTCCACGGCAGCGGCGGGTCCCGCCGCGTCTGGACGCCGCAGTCGCGGGTGGCGACCGACTACCCGTTCGTCGCGCTCGACCTGAGCGGCCACGGCGAGAGCGACGACGTCTCCGCGCGCCCGGGCTACGAGACGCTGTCGGCGTACGTCGACGACCTCGTCGCGGTCGCCGACGCCGTCGACGCCGACGTCCTGCTCGGGAACTCCCTGGGCGGTGCGGTCGTCCTCACGGCCCTGGTGGAGCGCGAACTCGACGCTTCGGGGGCCGTGCTGGCCGGGACCGGCCCCCGACTCCCGGTTCCGGAGGACCTCCTGGAACTGGCCGCGGCGGACTTCCCGCGGGCCGTCGAGTACCTCCACGAGCCCGATCACCTGTTCCACGACGCCGACGAGGGGACGATCGAGGTCTCGGAGGCGGCGCTCCGGGAGACCGGATCGGCGATCCTCAATCGTGACCTCCGGACCGCCCACACGGTCGACCTCAGGGGGCAGCTCTCGGAGATCGACGCGCCGACGCTCGGGGTCGTCGGCGAATACGACCGCCTCACGCCGCCGTACTTCCACGGGAGACTCCGCGATGAGCTCCCCGACTGCGAGGTGGTCGTGATCGACGACGCCGCCCACCTGACGATGCTCGAAGCCCCCGCGGCGTTCAACGACGAACTCGCCGCGTTCCTCTCGGTTGTGTGA
- a CDS encoding DUF5822 domain-containing protein: protein MQPVETSDPEGVDYGWVMQTTFVLTIVVGAPIVALLSLRTPLPTWGARVEFAIRVGAVVWFLIAVVVFLYARRTDAGDGGEDPDAVADGSDDGSDAPAEE from the coding sequence GTGCAACCGGTCGAGACGTCAGACCCCGAAGGGGTCGACTACGGGTGGGTGATGCAGACCACGTTCGTGCTCACCATCGTCGTGGGTGCGCCCATTGTCGCCCTGCTGTCCCTCCGGACGCCCCTCCCGACGTGGGGTGCCCGCGTCGAGTTCGCGATCCGCGTCGGTGCGGTGGTCTGGTTCCTGATCGCGGTCGTCGTGTTCCTCTACGCCCGCCGGACCGACGCCGGCGACGGCGGCGAGGATCCGGATGCCGTCGCTGATGGGAGCGACGACGGCTCCGACGCGCCCGCCGAGGAGTGA
- a CDS encoding translation initiation factor eIF-2B has product MIDETIAEIREMQTHSSSVVAVKATRALSELLERDHATVEEFERDLERNASALKRANPSHASLFNAMQTVLVNVVDRKDDVDESKALLEQVIDRVVEDVRQGKSRAAERATPTFGDGETFLTHDFSSTVLEAVEGAVDDGADLTAYVTEARPRYLGRKCARQLAGIDGVEPHLLVDGAAGSFLAECDRVVIGMDCIVEDTLYNRVGTYPIAATAAHLDVPVTVVGSAAKIVDDGFVFENELRPPGEVSLEPIEDVVIENPAYDATPMDLVDQVITDNGVENI; this is encoded by the coding sequence ATGATCGACGAGACGATCGCGGAGATCCGGGAGATGCAGACGCACAGTTCCTCGGTCGTCGCGGTCAAAGCGACGCGGGCGCTCTCGGAGCTTCTCGAACGCGACCACGCGACCGTCGAGGAGTTCGAGCGCGACCTCGAACGCAACGCCAGCGCGCTGAAGCGGGCGAACCCCTCCCACGCGTCGCTGTTCAACGCGATGCAGACCGTCCTCGTCAACGTCGTCGATCGGAAGGACGACGTCGACGAGTCGAAGGCGCTCCTAGAGCAGGTCATCGATCGCGTCGTCGAGGACGTCCGGCAGGGCAAATCCCGGGCGGCCGAGCGGGCCACCCCGACCTTCGGGGACGGCGAGACGTTCCTGACTCACGACTTCTCCTCGACGGTGCTCGAGGCGGTCGAGGGGGCCGTCGACGACGGCGCCGACCTCACCGCCTACGTGACCGAGGCCCGGCCCCGGTATCTGGGGCGGAAGTGCGCACGCCAACTCGCCGGGATCGACGGGGTCGAGCCCCACCTGCTGGTCGACGGCGCGGCGGGGTCGTTCCTCGCGGAGTGTGATCGCGTCGTGATCGGGATGGACTGCATCGTCGAGGACACGCTCTACAACCGCGTGGGCACGTATCCGATCGCCGCCACCGCCGCCCACCTCGACGTGCCGGTGACGGTCGTCGGGTCGGCCGCGAAGATCGTCGACGACGGGTTCGTCTTCGAGAACGAACTCCGACCGCCCGGGGAGGTCTCGCTGGAACCCATCGAGGACGTCGTCATCGAGAACCCCGCCTACGACGCGACGCCGATGGATCTCGTCGATCAAGTGATCACGGACAACGGCGTCGAGAACATCTGA
- a CDS encoding AN1-type zinc finger domain-containing protein — translation MGSDECAVCGDAADQGFECSYCGAVHCTAHRLPESHSCPGDPKSPTTATRENEPDSDSNTQRGTTFNREDPAKKIERVTTASPASRRDADPDEDISDPREPTFEASSPGLNPDGSLAADDTADSNEPDRPHPSNQSSTTRRLYHKLRATVRAPFGLLREYTMPLLVVVVLLAVVVGLLIST, via the coding sequence ATGGGCAGCGATGAATGTGCAGTCTGCGGCGACGCTGCCGATCAAGGGTTTGAATGTTCGTACTGTGGTGCAGTGCACTGTACTGCGCATCGCCTCCCTGAATCACATAGCTGCCCAGGTGATCCAAAGAGTCCTACGACCGCGACACGTGAGAACGAGCCTGACTCTGACTCTAACACTCAACGGGGGACGACGTTCAACCGAGAGGATCCCGCAAAGAAGATTGAACGCGTAACGACCGCGTCTCCAGCATCGAGGAGAGACGCCGACCCTGACGAGGACATCTCTGACCCACGCGAACCAACGTTTGAGGCGTCCTCTCCCGGCCTCAACCCGGACGGGTCGCTTGCTGCCGATGACACGGCTGACAGCAACGAACCCGACCGACCTCATCCCTCGAACCAGTCGTCTACTACTCGTCGCCTGTATCATAAGCTGCGTGCGACCGTTCGTGCGCCGTTTGGACTGCTTCGAGAGTACACGATGCCACTACTCGTGGTCGTTGTACTGTTAGCTGTCGTCGTTGGACTCCTGATATCAACGTGA
- a CDS encoding GNAT family N-acetyltransferase produces the protein MSVNVETRVDAPGSAEYASEAWDLKERIRAEEGVLKQRRAFFVDAYRRARDHLLFVEDDLVGFASVRRDGYILFLGVAPEYRGEGHGKRLVAAALQEHDSVSCHARATNESALSFYEHLGFEVERRITGYYEDGGDAYYLRLGDGSSLRGRFADFFRRSMVGE, from the coding sequence GTGAGCGTCAACGTCGAGACACGGGTGGACGCCCCGGGGTCCGCGGAGTACGCCTCCGAAGCGTGGGACCTGAAGGAGCGGATCCGAGCCGAGGAGGGGGTGCTCAAGCAGCGCCGGGCGTTCTTCGTCGACGCCTACCGCCGGGCGCGGGACCACCTCCTCTTCGTCGAGGACGACCTCGTCGGGTTCGCGTCGGTCCGCCGGGACGGCTACATCCTCTTTCTCGGCGTTGCGCCGGAGTACCGCGGCGAGGGGCACGGAAAGCGCCTCGTCGCCGCCGCGCTCCAGGAGCACGACTCGGTCTCGTGTCACGCCCGGGCGACGAACGAGTCTGCGCTGTCGTTCTACGAACACCTCGGGTTCGAGGTCGAACGCCGGATCACCGGCTACTACGAGGACGGGGGCGACGCCTACTACCTCCGCTTAGGCGACGGGTCGTCGCTCCGCGGACGGTTCGCGGACTTCTTCCGTCGGTCGATGGTTGGCGAGTGA
- a CDS encoding universal stress protein — MSVETIVLVAAGEIDDVADRLAATTADIAGPSDAEVVLAHVLDETEYETACNRLNFARGSEVTPSDIVERNAAVRDLGDALSDNGIDVTAYGRLTNGASRGQRLAELAEEVDADLVVLGGRGRSPAGKALFGSTAQEVMLESSCPVTFVRAA, encoded by the coding sequence ATGAGCGTAGAAACCATCGTTCTCGTCGCTGCCGGCGAAATCGACGACGTAGCGGACCGACTCGCAGCCACGACCGCAGACATCGCTGGGCCGTCTGACGCGGAGGTCGTGCTCGCGCACGTCCTCGACGAGACGGAGTACGAGACCGCGTGCAACCGGTTGAATTTCGCCCGCGGCAGCGAGGTGACGCCGAGCGACATCGTCGAGCGGAACGCCGCAGTCCGTGACCTCGGCGACGCACTCTCGGACAACGGCATCGACGTCACGGCGTACGGCCGACTCACCAACGGCGCCTCACGGGGCCAACGGCTGGCAGAACTCGCCGAGGAGGTTGACGCGGATCTGGTCGTCCTCGGCGGCCGGGGCCGCTCGCCCGCGGGCAAGGCGCTCTTCGGGTCGACCGCCCAGGAGGTTATGCTCGAATCCTCCTGCCCGGTAACGTTCGTCCGGGCCGCATAA
- a CDS encoding DUF456 domain-containing protein: MELFVWVSLALVAGGVIGSVLPLVPGGLLSVGGVLVYWWATGYAEPSILLVAALVVVGLLATLVDYAGGAIAARAGGASLATTAVAVLVGLVLLLVAGPIGFVVGLAATVFVVEFAQHADAEAGLRVALYATVGVLASTAVQVLLTGSILVVVLLVAVV; encoded by the coding sequence ATGGAACTGTTCGTCTGGGTCAGCCTCGCGCTGGTCGCCGGCGGGGTGATTGGGTCGGTCCTCCCGCTGGTGCCCGGCGGGTTGCTCTCCGTCGGCGGTGTCCTCGTCTACTGGTGGGCGACCGGGTACGCCGAGCCGTCGATCCTTCTCGTCGCGGCGCTCGTGGTCGTCGGGCTGCTGGCGACGCTCGTCGACTACGCCGGGGGCGCGATCGCCGCCCGTGCCGGGGGGGCGTCGCTCGCGACGACCGCCGTCGCAGTCCTCGTCGGGCTGGTCTTGCTCCTGGTCGCCGGCCCGATCGGGTTCGTCGTGGGGCTGGCTGCGACCGTCTTCGTCGTCGAGTTCGCACAACACGCCGACGCCGAGGCGGGGCTCCGGGTCGCACTGTACGCCACGGTCGGCGTGCTGGCGTCGACGGCGGTGCAGGTGCTTCTGACGGGCTCGATCCTGGTCGTGGTGCTCCTCGTTGCGGTCGTCTGA
- the tmcA gene encoding tRNA(Met) cytidine acetyltransferase TmcA, translating to MNVAAVAAELRAAAERADHRRMLVLAGGRDAGIDAAFDAVEGADVPNEEVTVVTAREGFRFERVPPEQSDRLLGSTRTVVVCDAHEGFSPNVLGRLVGVVDGGGLFVVLTPPLDSWPAGSFAESLAVPPFGVDAVGDRFRTRVIETIRSHPGIAVVDVDAGEIERRGAADDSPPTRSSPTTPAATVRRFPAAAYEACLTGDQSRTLHALEALSVGRSGPAAVVVEADRGRGKSSAAGLAAGSLAAAGCDVLVTAPERRSAAEVFDRADELLSGLGGLDRCEEGTITTDAGGRIRFREPGAAADLPGDPDAVLVDEAAALPVRRLSAFLDADAVGFFTTVHGYEGAGRGFSVRFAERLADAHHDLTEVSLSEPIRYAPDDPVESWAFRALLLDARPAVDPLVADASPSSVAYCAPTAADLAADEHRLREVFGLLVLAHYRTEPDDLARLLDAPNLRVRTLEHDGHVVSVALLAREGGLDAETRAAMYEGERVRGNMLPDVFTSQLRDEAAGVPVGYRVVRIATHHAARSRGLGSALLARIRAEFDGEVDYLGVGYGATPELLDFWAANGYRTVHVSTTRNDASGEYSALMVDPLSPAGEALARRHARWVRERIPDQLSDQLRDADPDVVRGVLSACPPGDAPDLSDREWRIVVGVAAGPGQYATAPAPFRRLALAALTGAPAEDDGDGPSVGDALEPRAERLLIRKVLQGRPVGEVAAELGYASERTCLRALGSAYAALTDHYGDGLDVVSRERDRFEG from the coding sequence ATGAACGTCGCCGCAGTGGCCGCGGAACTCCGGGCGGCGGCCGAGCGGGCCGACCACCGACGGATGCTGGTGCTCGCCGGCGGCCGCGACGCCGGCATCGACGCCGCGTTCGACGCCGTCGAGGGCGCCGACGTCCCGAACGAGGAGGTCACGGTCGTCACGGCTCGGGAGGGGTTCCGGTTCGAGCGGGTGCCGCCTGAGCAATCCGACCGGTTGCTCGGGTCGACCCGAACGGTCGTCGTCTGCGACGCCCACGAGGGGTTCTCGCCGAACGTGCTCGGCCGGCTGGTGGGCGTCGTCGACGGCGGCGGGCTGTTCGTGGTGTTGACGCCCCCGCTCGACTCGTGGCCGGCGGGCTCGTTCGCCGAGTCGCTCGCGGTGCCGCCCTTCGGCGTCGACGCGGTCGGCGACCGGTTCCGGACGCGCGTGATCGAGACGATCCGGAGCCATCCCGGCATCGCCGTCGTCGACGTCGACGCGGGCGAAATCGAACGCCGTGGTGCGGCCGACGACTCCCCGCCGACCCGCTCGTCGCCGACGACGCCGGCCGCGACCGTGCGGCGGTTCCCCGCCGCCGCGTACGAGGCGTGTCTGACGGGTGACCAGTCGCGGACGCTCCACGCGCTGGAGGCGTTGTCGGTCGGTAGGTCCGGTCCGGCCGCGGTCGTCGTCGAGGCAGACCGAGGACGGGGAAAATCCAGCGCCGCAGGGTTGGCCGCGGGGTCGCTCGCGGCCGCGGGGTGCGATGTCCTGGTCACTGCGCCGGAACGCCGGAGCGCAGCCGAGGTGTTCGACCGTGCCGACGAACTGCTGTCGGGGCTCGGAGGGCTCGACCGGTGCGAGGAGGGGACGATCACGACCGACGCCGGCGGCCGGATCCGGTTTCGGGAGCCGGGGGCGGCCGCAGACCTCCCGGGGGATCCGGACGCGGTGCTCGTCGACGAGGCTGCGGCGCTGCCGGTTCGGCGGCTCTCGGCGTTCCTCGACGCCGACGCGGTCGGCTTCTTCACGACGGTCCACGGCTACGAGGGAGCCGGGCGGGGGTTTTCGGTCCGGTTCGCCGAGCGGCTGGCCGACGCCCACCACGACCTGACCGAGGTGTCGCTGTCGGAGCCGATCCGGTACGCCCCGGACGACCCGGTGGAGTCGTGGGCGTTCCGCGCGCTGCTTTTGGACGCCCGGCCCGCGGTCGACCCGCTCGTCGCCGACGCGTCGCCGTCGTCAGTAGCCTACTGTGCACCCACTGCAGCCGACCTCGCGGCGGACGAGCACCGCCTCCGGGAGGTGTTCGGGTTGCTGGTGCTGGCCCACTACCGCACCGAGCCGGACGACCTGGCGCGACTGCTCGACGCGCCCAACCTCCGGGTCCGGACGCTCGAACACGACGGTCACGTGGTGAGCGTCGCGCTGCTCGCCCGCGAGGGCGGGCTCGACGCGGAGACGCGGGCGGCCATGTACGAGGGCGAGCGGGTTCGTGGGAACATGCTCCCCGACGTGTTCACGAGCCAGCTCCGCGACGAGGCCGCCGGCGTTCCGGTTGGCTACCGCGTCGTTCGGATCGCGACCCACCACGCTGCCCGGTCACGGGGGTTGGGGTCGGCGCTGCTCGCCCGGATCCGGGCGGAGTTCGACGGCGAGGTCGACTACCTCGGGGTCGGGTACGGCGCGACGCCGGAGCTGCTCGATTTCTGGGCGGCGAACGGCTACCGGACGGTCCACGTCTCGACCACCAGAAACGACGCGAGCGGCGAGTACTCCGCGCTGATGGTTGACCCGCTGTCGCCGGCGGGGGAGGCGCTCGCCCGGCGGCACGCCCGGTGGGTCCGCGAGCGGATACCCGACCAACTGTCCGACCAGCTCCGCGACGCCGACCCCGACGTAGTCCGGGGGGTGCTGTCAGCGTGCCCTCCTGGCGACGCGCCCGACCTCAGCGACCGGGAGTGGCGGATCGTCGTCGGTGTCGCCGCCGGCCCCGGCCAGTACGCCACCGCTCCGGCGCCGTTCCGGCGGCTCGCGCTCGCGGCGCTGACGGGAGCTCCGGCCGAAGACGACGGCGACGGCCCGTCGGTCGGGGACGCCTTGGAGCCGCGTGCGGAACGCCTCCTGATCCGGAAGGTGCTCCAGGGGCGTCCCGTCGGCGAGGTCGCCGCGGAACTCGGCTACGCCTCCGAGCGGACCTGTCTGCGGGCGCTCGGGTCGGCGTACGCCGCACTCACGGACCACTACGGCGACGGGCTCGACGTGGTGAGTCGGGAGCGCGACCGGTTCGAGGGGTGA
- the rpl7ae gene encoding 50S ribosomal protein L7Ae, whose amino-acid sequence MSVYVEFDVPADLAEDALEALEVARDTGTVKKGTNETTKAVERGTAELLLIAEDVSPEEIVMHLPELADEKGIPYVFIETQDEVGRAAGLEVGSAAAAIVDAGDAEADVEDIAGKVEELR is encoded by the coding sequence ATGTCAGTCTACGTAGAATTCGACGTTCCGGCCGACCTCGCTGAGGACGCCCTCGAGGCGCTCGAGGTCGCCAGAGACACAGGTACAGTAAAGAAGGGAACCAACGAGACGACCAAGGCCGTCGAGCGCGGCACCGCCGAACTCCTCCTGATCGCGGAGGACGTCTCCCCCGAGGAGATCGTGATGCACCTGCCAGAACTCGCAGACGAGAAGGGCATCCCGTACGTCTTCATCGAGACCCAAGACGAGGTCGGCCGCGCCGCGGGCCTCGAAGTCGGCTCGGCGGCCGCCGCCATCGTCGACGCCGGCGACGCCGAGGCCGACGTCGAGGACATCGCCGGCAAGGTCGAGGAACTCCGGTAA
- a CDS encoding 30S ribosomal protein S28e, which produces MSAEETASDSTSAEVIEVVGKTGMHGEAMQVKCRIREGSDQGRIITRNVLGPVRQGDVLQLRETQRDADSIGGR; this is translated from the coding sequence ATGAGCGCAGAAGAGACCGCCAGCGACTCCACGTCCGCCGAGGTCATCGAGGTCGTTGGCAAGACGGGGATGCACGGCGAAGCGATGCAGGTCAAATGTCGCATCCGCGAGGGCTCGGATCAGGGCCGGATCATCACCCGGAACGTCCTGGGGCCGGTCCGGCAGGGCGACGTCCTCCAGTTGCGGGAGACCCAGCGCGACGCCGACTCCATCGGAGGCAGATAG
- the ndk gene encoding nucleoside-diphosphate kinase, which translates to MSHHDERTFVMVKPDGVQRGLIGEIVSRFEERGLKLVGGKFIRIDQDLAHDHYGEHAEKPFFEDLVEFITSGPVFAMVWEGADATRQVRSMVGETDPAESDPGTIRGDFGLDLGRNVVHASDHEDEGANEREIDLFFDDDELLDYERIDAAWLYEE; encoded by the coding sequence GTGAGCCACCACGACGAACGAACCTTCGTGATGGTCAAACCCGACGGCGTCCAGCGCGGCCTTATCGGCGAGATCGTCTCCCGGTTCGAGGAGCGCGGCCTGAAACTCGTCGGCGGGAAGTTCATCCGGATCGATCAGGATCTCGCCCACGACCACTACGGCGAACACGCCGAGAAGCCGTTCTTCGAGGACCTCGTCGAGTTCATCACCTCCGGACCCGTCTTCGCGATGGTCTGGGAGGGCGCCGATGCGACCCGGCAGGTCCGATCGATGGTCGGCGAGACCGACCCCGCGGAATCGGATCCCGGCACGATCCGCGGGGACTTCGGGCTGGATCTCGGCCGCAACGTCGTTCACGCCTCCGACCACGAGGACGAGGGCGCAAACGAACGCGAGATCGACCTCTTCTTCGACGACGACGAGCTGCTCGACTACGAGCGGATCGACGCGGCCTGGCTCTACGAGGAGTAA
- a CDS encoding methionine synthase, producing MAREADNRAQFRPDDHDADHFLLTTVVGSYPKPTWLNRATELAADDDARFDDDDLQEAHDDAARLITEEHERAGLDTVVDGEMRREEMVEYFAHRIPGYEFNGPVKVWGHNYFDKPSVVSEVAYDEPWLVEEFEFTQGVATKPVKVPITGPYTLARWSFNEAYDDEESLAYDLADLVNQEIGKLVDAGARYIQIDEPALATTPDDHAIVGESLERIVDGIADEVRIGLHVCYGDYSRIYPEINDFPIDEFDVELCNDGYEQIEVFRDPAFEPDLGLGVVDVHDAEVETVEEIKRNIRQGLKVVPPEKLTVSPDCGVKLLPREVAYRKTENLVRAAREVETELDAGELDVRVPEA from the coding sequence ATGGCTCGCGAGGCCGACAACCGCGCGCAGTTCCGGCCCGACGACCACGACGCCGATCACTTCCTTCTGACCACCGTGGTCGGGAGCTACCCCAAGCCCACGTGGCTCAACCGCGCGACGGAGCTCGCGGCGGACGACGACGCCAGGTTCGACGACGACGACCTCCAGGAAGCCCACGACGACGCCGCCCGACTGATCACCGAGGAACACGAGCGGGCGGGGCTGGACACGGTCGTCGACGGCGAGATGCGCCGCGAGGAGATGGTGGAGTACTTCGCCCACCGGATTCCGGGCTACGAGTTCAACGGGCCCGTGAAGGTGTGGGGCCACAACTACTTCGACAAGCCCTCCGTGGTCTCGGAGGTCGCCTACGACGAGCCGTGGCTGGTCGAGGAGTTCGAGTTCACACAGGGCGTCGCCACCAAGCCGGTGAAAGTACCGATTACGGGGCCGTACACCCTGGCCCGGTGGTCGTTCAACGAGGCGTACGACGACGAGGAGTCGCTGGCGTACGACCTCGCGGATCTGGTGAACCAGGAGATCGGCAAGCTGGTGGATGCGGGCGCCCGGTACATCCAGATCGACGAGCCCGCCCTCGCGACGACGCCGGACGATCACGCGATCGTCGGGGAATCGCTGGAACGCATCGTCGACGGGATCGCCGACGAGGTCCGGATCGGGCTCCACGTCTGCTACGGCGATTACTCCCGGATCTACCCCGAGATCAACGACTTCCCGATCGACGAGTTCGACGTGGAGTTGTGCAACGACGGCTACGAGCAGATCGAGGTCTTCCGGGATCCGGCGTTCGAGCCGGACCTCGGACTCGGCGTCGTCGACGTCCACGACGCGGAGGTCGAGACCGTCGAGGAGATCAAGCGCAACATCCGCCAGGGGCTGAAGGTCGTCCCGCCGGAGAAGCTCACCGTCTCCCCGGACTGCGGCGTGAAGCTGTTGCCCCGCGAGGTTGCCTACCGGAAGACCGAGAACTTAGTCCGGGCCGCCCGCGAGGTCGAGACCGAACTCGACGCCGGCGAACTCGACGTGCGGGTGCCTGAAGCGTAA
- a CDS encoding 5-methyltetrahydropteroyltriglutamate--homocysteine methyltransferase has product MTEFVATTPSLFPLPDPAKSELADLKGHQKGDLISGDESEAVVDVYDDARSTVVDEQLDAGLDRVVEGSLRWDDMLAHPLAVHDNVETGGIVRYYDNNNFYRDPRVTGELTSSGDVPADLAAAADLLDDEAPLQAVLPGPYSLADLATDEFYGDEREFLDAVASFLAGEVESFPAHETLFLLDPSLVAAPPDDDLAGVVPEAIDTVAGATDADVVVYTYFGALDEKTYAHLLDADIDAVGLDVVAADREGTVYNAVEYGITDDVALGVADGQNTLVESPETLRERAAWFTEQVPATDFERVYLSTNTEPFYLPVNKHRAKLDGVGAAADLEREVHA; this is encoded by the coding sequence ATGACGGAATTCGTCGCGACGACACCCAGCTTGTTCCCGCTGCCGGATCCCGCGAAGTCCGAGTTGGCGGATCTGAAAGGCCACCAGAAGGGCGACCTGATCTCCGGCGACGAGTCCGAGGCGGTCGTAGACGTCTACGACGACGCCCGGTCGACGGTCGTCGACGAACAGCTCGACGCCGGCCTCGACCGCGTCGTCGAGGGGAGCCTCCGGTGGGACGACATGCTCGCACACCCGCTTGCGGTCCACGACAACGTCGAGACCGGCGGGATCGTGCGGTACTACGACAACAACAACTTCTACCGCGATCCCCGCGTCACCGGGGAGCTGACGTCCTCCGGCGACGTGCCGGCCGACCTCGCGGCCGCCGCCGACCTGCTTGACGACGAGGCCCCGCTGCAGGCGGTCCTCCCGGGGCCATACTCGCTTGCGGACCTCGCGACCGACGAGTTCTACGGCGACGAGCGGGAGTTCCTCGACGCGGTGGCGTCGTTTCTCGCCGGCGAGGTCGAATCGTTCCCGGCCCACGAGACGCTGTTCCTGCTGGATCCCTCCCTCGTGGCGGCCCCGCCCGACGACGACCTCGCGGGGGTCGTCCCCGAGGCGATCGACACCGTCGCGGGCGCGACCGACGCCGACGTGGTCGTCTACACCTACTTCGGCGCGCTCGACGAGAAGACCTACGCCCACCTGCTGGACGCCGACATCGACGCCGTGGGGCTGGACGTCGTCGCCGCCGACAGGGAGGGGACGGTCTACAACGCCGTCGAATACGGGATCACCGACGACGTCGCGCTCGGCGTGGCCGACGGCCAGAACACCCTGGTCGAATCGCCCGAGACCCTCCGGGAGCGCGCGGCGTGGTTCACCGAGCAGGTCCCGGCGACCGACTTCGAGCGGGTCTACCTGAGCACCAACACCGAGCCGTTCTACCTGCCCGTGAACAAACACCGGGCGAAACTCGACGGGGTGGGAGCCGCGGCCGACCTCGAACGGGAGGTGCACGCATAA
- a CDS encoding HemK2/MTQ2 family protein methyltransferase, with amino-acid sequence MTDGSRDDLAARRGMSRKVYEPAEDSGLLASAIEKRGHGRLLEVGTGSGWVAERAAATDGVTEVVASDRSPHACRAAQDRTGADGGPAFAVVRADLVAAFTHDAFDTVAFNPPYLPTDPENEWDDWMERALSGGESGRELIEPFLESVPRVLRPDGIVLLLVSSLAGYDAVLDYATDRGFDIDDGAVVEESYPFETLSVVALRPSNAP; translated from the coding sequence GTGACCGACGGATCGCGGGACGACCTCGCCGCCCGGCGGGGGATGTCGCGGAAGGTCTACGAACCGGCGGAGGACTCCGGACTGCTCGCGTCGGCGATCGAGAAGCGCGGCCACGGCCGGCTGCTGGAGGTGGGGACCGGTTCGGGGTGGGTCGCCGAACGGGCCGCCGCGACCGACGGCGTGACCGAGGTGGTCGCCAGCGACCGCAGTCCGCACGCCTGTCGGGCGGCACAGGACCGGACGGGAGCCGACGGGGGACCGGCGTTTGCGGTCGTCCGGGCCGACCTGGTCGCCGCCTTCACCCACGACGCCTTCGACACTGTGGCGTTCAATCCGCCGTACTTGCCGACGGATCCCGAAAACGAGTGGGACGACTGGATGGAGCGGGCGCTGTCCGGCGGGGAGTCCGGCCGCGAACTGATCGAGCCGTTCTTGGAGTCGGTCCCACGCGTGCTTCGGCCCGACGGGATCGTGCTCCTGCTCGTGAGTTCGCTTGCGGGGTACGACGCGGTACTCGACTACGCGACCGACCGGGGATTCGACATCGACGACGGGGCGGTCGTCGAGGAGTCGTACCCGTTCGAGACCCTCTCAGTCGTTGCGTTGCGCCCGTCGAACGCCCCGTAA